A single region of the Parasphingorhabdus litoris DSM 22379 genome encodes:
- a CDS encoding VOC family protein — MTQFISAISLIVPDYDQAIAFYVGLLGFDLIEDTQLSEDKRWVLVAPPGSTETRLLLAKASNEAQEEVIGEQAGGRVFLFLETYDFDTDFALMERAGIDILEEPRVESYGKVVVFRDPFGNKWDLIERH, encoded by the coding sequence ATGACGCAGTTTATTTCCGCTATCTCGTTGATTGTGCCGGATTATGATCAGGCCATTGCCTTTTATGTCGGTCTGTTGGGCTTCGATCTCATTGAAGATACACAGCTTTCCGAAGACAAGCGCTGGGTCTTGGTGGCGCCTCCCGGCAGCACGGAAACACGGCTGTTATTGGCCAAGGCGAGCAATGAAGCGCAAGAAGAAGTTATTGGTGAGCAAGCTGGTGGCCGGGTATTTCTTTTCCTCGAAACTTACGATTTCGATACGGATTTCGCGCTGATGGAACGGGCCGGTATTGATATTCTCGAAGAGCCTCGAGTCGAAAGCTATGGCAAAGTGGTCGTCTTTCGCGATCCATTCGGCAACAAATGGGACCTGATTGAGCGTCACTAA
- a CDS encoding TetR/AcrR family transcriptional regulator: MSDQAKTIEKPDHKVMRAAKILAAAEAILREGEGDLEMSQVAEKADVSVGLAYHYFGSKSGMLGAIIDAFYDRYNAVVNQYIDPDINWGVREKARLMAAVEFLYNDPMAPIILGKMAHTNQVAAVESTRHEEMIEMATRNIGSGVKRGDIGQHIDPAIAGAAITGAMRGGIMHAMGMKPRPDPAILTHQIWGMIAGALDIER, encoded by the coding sequence ATGTCAGACCAGGCAAAAACCATTGAAAAACCGGATCACAAGGTGATGCGCGCCGCCAAGATATTGGCGGCTGCCGAAGCCATTTTGCGCGAAGGCGAAGGTGATCTGGAAATGAGTCAGGTGGCGGAAAAGGCCGATGTTTCCGTCGGCCTTGCCTATCATTATTTCGGTTCAAAATCAGGCATGCTCGGGGCGATTATCGATGCTTTCTATGATCGTTATAATGCCGTTGTGAACCAGTATATCGATCCCGATATAAATTGGGGCGTGCGGGAAAAAGCCCGGCTGATGGCAGCAGTAGAATTTCTCTACAACGACCCCATGGCCCCAATCATCCTTGGCAAGATGGCGCATACCAACCAGGTCGCAGCTGTCGAATCCACACGCCATGAGGAAATGATCGAAATGGCAACGCGGAATATCGGTTCCGGTGTCAAGCGCGGCGATATCGGCCAGCATATCGATCCGGCTATTGCGGGCGCGGCCATCACGGGTGCCATGCGCGGCGGCATCATGCATGCCATGGGGATGAAACCCCGGCCCGATCCAGCCATATTAACGCATCAGATTTGGGGTATGATTGCGGGTGCTCTGGATATTGAGCGTTAA
- a CDS encoding PilZ domain-containing protein codes for MTDIQTQNSEVSPDLASYAFAAEEDRCAPRHKVAIPAKMRFSGSSSFATEVSNISLAGFACDALLQAHPGTRCWLTLPGLAPLEAEVIHRNNIGLGCALKDMLNPAVLDRFIASYPPRATIPV; via the coding sequence ATGACAGATATACAAACTCAAAATTCGGAAGTTTCGCCCGACTTAGCCTCCTATGCTTTTGCGGCGGAAGAAGATCGTTGTGCGCCACGGCACAAGGTCGCCATTCCCGCGAAAATGCGCTTTTCCGGGTCAAGCAGCTTTGCGACAGAGGTCAGCAATATTTCTTTGGCAGGCTTTGCTTGCGATGCCTTGCTGCAAGCCCATCCCGGGACGAGATGCTGGTTAACCTTGCCTGGTCTGGCACCGTTGGAAGCGGAAGTGATTCATCGCAATAATATCGGGCTTGGCTGTGCACTCAAAGACATGCTCAATCCTGCTGTTCTGGATCGTTTCATTGCCAGCTACCCACCTCGCGCCACGATTCCGGTCTAA
- a CDS encoding cupin domain-containing protein, with protein MADASPTKTGIKTGVKPEPLKVLRIFRKEEAQDFGDAGHMSYVDDAPVILDGLTKMGEAGVADGYKGTCLFSGFGFSLHHFWFKPGYPLPLHSHDSDCLYYVIAGDIRMGTEEMGPGDGFFLPAETPYTYTIGEKGVEILEFRTAEEFNIQFKGQTEAYWEKMLEKLRNERPKWQEALPPSRDFRNA; from the coding sequence ATGGCAGATGCCTCCCCCACGAAAACAGGCATTAAAACAGGCGTAAAACCCGAGCCGCTGAAAGTCCTGCGCATCTTCCGCAAAGAAGAGGCGCAGGACTTTGGCGATGCCGGGCATATGTCTTATGTTGATGATGCTCCGGTCATTCTCGATGGTCTAACCAAGATGGGCGAAGCGGGGGTAGCCGATGGTTATAAAGGCACCTGCCTGTTCAGCGGCTTTGGCTTCTCCCTTCATCATTTCTGGTTCAAGCCCGGCTATCCGCTGCCGCTTCATAGCCATGATAGCGACTGCCTCTATTATGTTATTGCCGGTGACATTCGGATGGGAACCGAAGAAATGGGCCCAGGCGATGGGTTCTTCCTGCCAGCAGAGACGCCTTATACATACACGATAGGTGAAAAAGGAGTCGAGATCCTAGAATTCAGAACGGCAGAGGAATTCAACATCCAGTTCAAGGGTCAAACCGAGGCTTATTGGGAAAAAATGCTGGAGAAGCTGCGCAATGAGAGACCAAAGTGGCAAGAAGCCCTGCCGCCAAGCAGGGATTTTCGCAACGCTTAA
- a CDS encoding aromatic ring-hydroxylating oxygenase subunit alpha, producing the protein MALARDADRQEESNMSRQKLIEMTRSLVKHGEADTMELVDDVMAVPASDYTDEDRFEQEKERIFKRLPLMVAPSCELAEPGSYKAMEIAGIPVLVTRQKDGTAQAFLNSCTHRGNPVAQGSGKASRFTCGYHGWTFKNNGDLLAVASPKDFGAVDKAAFCLKKFPTLERAGLIWATLDPESTLDIASYLCGYDELLEHFGFKTWHLFEQRTIPGPNWKTAYDGYLDFYHLPVLHKDTFGADFFNRANYFAWGPHQRLSSPSKFVQKTGSDEQVDLTQMDEKDWPIDALLQGVWTIFPHISIASFYGGGGRGAMISQLFPGRNVGESFTTQFYVMEHEPTDDEVRQGAHDQFAFLETVVAEEDYKTGKRQHEALQSGMLDKVWFGRNEGGGQAFHQWVDKLIKADDAQLDAIFTPQLEAAE; encoded by the coding sequence ATGGCCCTCGCACGCGATGCGGATCGTCAGGAGGAGAGCAACATGTCACGGCAAAAACTAATCGAAATGACCCGGTCGCTGGTCAAACATGGCGAAGCGGATACGATGGAGTTGGTCGACGATGTCATGGCCGTGCCTGCTTCGGATTATACGGATGAAGATCGGTTTGAGCAGGAAAAAGAGCGTATTTTTAAACGCCTGCCTTTAATGGTCGCGCCTTCCTGTGAGTTGGCGGAACCCGGGTCATATAAGGCCATGGAAATTGCTGGCATTCCGGTTCTCGTAACCCGCCAAAAAGACGGCACAGCACAAGCATTTTTGAATAGCTGCACACATCGCGGCAATCCGGTGGCGCAAGGCAGTGGCAAGGCCTCTCGTTTCACCTGCGGCTATCATGGCTGGACGTTTAAAAATAACGGAGACCTGCTGGCCGTCGCCTCGCCAAAGGATTTTGGTGCGGTCGACAAGGCGGCTTTTTGTCTGAAAAAATTCCCGACGCTGGAGCGCGCCGGTTTGATCTGGGCAACACTTGATCCGGAAAGCACGCTTGATATCGCGTCTTACCTATGCGGCTATGATGAACTGCTCGAGCATTTCGGGTTCAAGACTTGGCATCTGTTTGAGCAGCGTACAATTCCAGGCCCCAACTGGAAAACCGCTTATGACGGTTATCTGGATTTTTATCATTTGCCGGTGCTGCACAAAGATACTTTTGGTGCCGATTTCTTTAATCGGGCCAATTATTTCGCCTGGGGTCCACATCAGCGCCTCTCTTCGCCATCGAAATTCGTCCAAAAAACAGGCAGCGATGAACAGGTCGACCTTACGCAGATGGATGAAAAAGACTGGCCGATTGACGCGTTGCTACAGGGTGTATGGACAATCTTCCCGCATATCTCGATTGCCAGCTTTTACGGCGGTGGCGGTCGCGGGGCGATGATATCGCAGCTCTTCCCGGGCAGGAATGTCGGTGAAAGCTTTACCACGCAATTTTACGTCATGGAGCATGAGCCAACAGACGATGAAGTGCGGCAGGGCGCCCATGATCAATTTGCGTTTTTGGAAACTGTCGTGGCTGAAGAAGATTACAAGACCGGAAAGCGCCAACATGAAGCCTTGCAATCCGGGATGCTCGACAAGGTCTGGTTTGGCCGCAATGAAGGCGGTGGGCAAGCCTTTCACCAGTGGGTCGACAAGCTGATCAAGGCTGATGATGCGCAGCTGGACGCGATATTTACGCCCCAGCTCGAGGCGGCTGAATAG
- a CDS encoding phytanoyl-CoA dioxygenase family protein, whose translation MMNVAGTIETNNVDLTPYLNGRSFEDAWDQFQEEGYVIFENVLTPEELETQRAALKPWIDADIRGRNNFEGSQSNRIYAMLDKDPVFGDLISHPLQLAFAERELGASVLLYASLAINLHPGETPQPWHFDDSHCGLARPREPLSMSTFWSITDMTEDNGATEIIPGSHKWGEEQPDGANNADDFVTGRIDGDGKSTGNHVQAIKAIMPAGSLMIAKGTLWHRGGGNDSDAPRLIVTPQFCKGWCRPLEQQLLAVAPEKVAKMPKRVQELLGYNIHLPFMGYVDGMHPAKLLQSHQHAK comes from the coding sequence ATGATGAATGTTGCGGGCACGATCGAAACCAACAACGTAGATCTGACACCCTATCTGAACGGACGCAGCTTCGAGGACGCGTGGGATCAGTTTCAGGAAGAAGGCTATGTCATCTTTGAAAATGTGCTGACGCCTGAGGAGCTGGAGACACAGCGGGCGGCGCTCAAACCATGGATTGATGCGGACATTCGCGGTCGCAATAATTTCGAGGGATCACAGTCCAACCGAATCTATGCCATGCTCGACAAGGATCCTGTTTTTGGCGACCTGATCTCCCATCCCTTGCAACTGGCTTTTGCTGAGCGGGAATTGGGCGCGAGTGTTTTGCTTTACGCTAGCCTGGCGATCAATCTGCATCCGGGTGAAACCCCGCAGCCATGGCATTTCGATGACAGTCATTGCGGCCTTGCCCGTCCGCGCGAACCGCTTTCCATGTCAACATTCTGGTCGATCACCGACATGACGGAAGATAACGGAGCCACCGAAATTATTCCGGGCAGCCACAAATGGGGCGAGGAACAGCCTGATGGTGCGAATAATGCCGATGATTTTGTGACCGGGCGGATTGATGGCGATGGCAAAAGCACGGGTAATCATGTGCAAGCCATTAAAGCGATCATGCCCGCCGGATCATTGATGATCGCCAAGGGTACCCTGTGGCACCGTGGCGGCGGCAATGATTCCGATGCGCCTCGTCTGATTGTCACGCCGCAATTTTGCAAAGGCTGGTGCCGTCCGCTGGAGCAGCAATTGCTCGCCGTTGCGCCCGAGAAAGTGGCCAAAATGCCAAAGCGTGTGCAGGAATTACTCGGCTATAACATCCACCTGCCCTTCATGGGTTATGTCGATGGCATGCATCCAGCGAAGCTGTTACAGTCCCACCAACATGCCAAGTGA
- a CDS encoding DsbA family protein, with protein MNALESDAPLIVYVDIKSPYAFAAIRPTLALEKSLGMRFDWRPLTLDIPSYLGSARKKEGKVVESTRSTSQWSWVKYAYRDARRYAERQGLMLKGTEKIWDSSIPNIGILWVMQTARDRLGDYFEAVYPPFWRRELDIEDMAVVEACLQKAGIDSSGFAEFALGEGRAEHDKLQPQLHPSGIYGVPTYVIDGTILFGREHLPYVRWHLQGREGPAPDIAYEIDDHKAQPC; from the coding sequence TTGAACGCGCTCGAAAGTGACGCGCCGCTGATCGTCTATGTCGACATCAAGAGCCCCTATGCCTTTGCCGCGATCCGGCCAACGCTGGCACTGGAGAAGTCGCTCGGGATGCGTTTTGACTGGCGGCCACTGACACTCGATATCCCAAGCTATCTCGGCTCGGCGCGCAAGAAAGAGGGGAAGGTCGTCGAGAGTACACGCAGCACCAGCCAGTGGAGTTGGGTCAAATATGCCTATCGCGATGCGCGCCGCTATGCCGAGCGGCAAGGGTTGATGCTCAAAGGCACTGAGAAGATCTGGGATTCATCCATTCCCAATATCGGGATTTTGTGGGTCATGCAGACGGCAAGGGACCGGCTCGGCGATTATTTCGAAGCGGTCTATCCGCCGTTCTGGCGACGAGAGCTCGATATTGAAGATATGGCGGTAGTTGAGGCCTGTTTGCAAAAGGCCGGAATCGATTCGAGCGGGTTTGCAGAATTTGCGCTAGGCGAAGGTCGCGCAGAACATGACAAGCTTCAGCCACAGCTGCACCCCAGCGGCATATATGGTGTGCCAACTTATGTGATTGACGGCACCATCCTGTTTGGCCGCGAACATCTGCCTTATGTGCGCTGGCATTTGCAGGGGCGGGAAGGGCCTGCGCCGGATATTGCCTATGAGATTGATGATCATAAGGCACAACCATGCTGA